A stretch of DNA from Brevibacillus ruminantium:
TAGTGCTACATTGGTTAGCAGCACTATTACTATCGCTATATTAATCTATCCAGTCTTTCATTCAACTCATTTATCGTTGGTTCATGGGTGGAGTTTGTCGTATTCGTTTTGCCGCGCTTTATCTCAGCACCATCAAGCAGTATGGATGCATCATAATGTTTATGAAAATCGCTTGGTTGAATGTTATCGTTTTTTAGAATTGAAACTAATTCAGTAAGTATTTGACTGTGACTGTTTAACACCGTTTCAATTCGGTCAAGCTGTTTTTTGATTTTTTTACCCATGCTTTCTATCCGCCCTCCGTAATGTAGTTGACTTGCTTTTACTGATAGTTGCAGAAAAACATATCTTCTCGAATTAAAATACCGGAGATCACTTTTCTTACAGGAATAATGATTGATCTAATCGTTTATGTTTTGTTCTCGAAAATTTAATCTAAATAAGCACAGGCATAATCTCACATGTTGTTCAATGCTTTCAGTTGTTCGGCATGGGAAGGGTCGATGTAAATGGCTGTAGTTTGGATGCTCTCATGTCGCGCCAATCTTCTGATGACTTCAATCGTAGCCCCGCCGTTTGCCAGGTTCTTACAGAAGCTATGTCGAAAACGGTGAGGAGTAATGTCCTTCATATTCGCCAAGTCAGCATATTTATCGAGCATCACCTGTATCCCTCTTGCTCCAAACTTCCCTGATCGTTCAGATACAAACAGGTACGGGGAAGCTGAGTACTTTTCATCGATTAAGCCATGTCGAAGTTTCAACCACTGACGGAGGTTCTTGGAATGTTTGTTCAGCATGGTAACGGCGGCATACTTCCCTTGCTTCCCTTCCCTAACTGTAATCGTAATGTCGCCGTTTACCTTAATATCCTCTAGCTTCAATTCCTCTACTTCTGCCACCCTTAAACCGCAATAGAGCATTAAGTCAATCAGAGCCAAGTTGCGAAGTCGCTTAAAATCGTTGTTTTCTAATTCTACGTAGCTTATGAACCGCTCCTGTTCGGCTTTCGTCAGCCATTTGACTACACTTTTTTCTCCAAGTTTCTCTGTCGCTTGTACTTTTTGAATCTTAATTCGTGACATTGGGTTATCTTTGGTTACGCCTTGCTCCGCAAGATAGGCAAAAAAAGTTTTGAGGGCGGCCGTTGTCTTATTGATAGTTGCCTGTTTCCGATTCAAATTATGTTTCATGAATGATATGTACTCTTTAATCTCGATTGGTTTAACATTACCTAAATTGGCGTGTCCTGTGGTTCCTTCGTACCACTCAATAAATTGCCGCACCGCTGTCCTGTAAGCCTTGACGGTTTTTTCGTCTTTACCTTCATCGTATAACCAATCTAGGAACTGTTCTATCTGATTCATGTTCATGCCCCCATTTTGGAGTGTTCTACGAAGTAAATAATTGAACCTCTATAGTATTCTACGAATAGTTTATCACGCAATCAAGAGTTTTTCAACACAGAATAATAATTCTACGAATAATATACTTGCTAAAAAATGTTGCTTAATCACTTCCATTAGAGGCTGTTGACTTGCCCCCAACTCTCGGTAATACAGTGGTCAAGGTAGTACTGTCTGACATTTTCTTTAATACGAATGCAAAACTTCAATCGCACGAACTTGAAATCGGCATAAAAAATGTAATAGTCAATCCACTAACCAATTCGAGCATTAAAACAATATTTTACGTGCATTGTGACTTAGTTATAAAAATAATCAAGTGACTTATTTCGTGGCAATACAGGCATTGTCCGTTTATTTGCTCCGTAAATTGTTGTAGTTTGCTCCCCGAAAGGCTACCACTAAAAGCCTTATTTTCGAGCAATCGTTGATTTATAAAAACAGTCATCCGCTAGGCGGAGTCAACACCTGAACCCCTCCTATGACAGCCGCCTGTTAGGGGTTTAGAAGCCCTTGAGGGTGGCACAGAGACTGTCAACAATGAAATCCTGACACAAAATAACACTTTAAGTAAAGACCGTCTATACGAGCGTTATCGTTGCCAAGCGGCGGAGCCTCCTATAACAAAGTCCTATAAACCTTTTTTCAAAGAACTGAGCGAAGCTAACTCTCGTCGCCTACAGGCGGCGAGTTTTTATAGATGTACATAATATCTTTTCTCTAAGTGTCTTTAATGTCTTTATAAGTGTAAATAATAGTGGGGAACTTTTTTCCGCCGAGGTCATAAATATAGGGGAATTGTTTTCCTCTATTGAAAACGTCAGCGGAAATGTTTACCGCTTTGATCGGTAAAATTTGCCCCCTTTAGAAGGGGAAATGTTTTCCCCTACACGGCTTCAGACAGCAGCCCTAACTTAGAAGCCTTCTTCATTACGTCGTTGTTAATGAGTTCAAGTAGTTCATTTGTAAAGCTAATAGCGATATTTTCGTAGTCATCGGGAGTATCGGTCAGTCTCAGTAGGTACGGCTTGTAGAACTCCTCTTTCTTGGCTTCTTTCGCCAAAGTATCCACTACTGCTTCTCTCCAAAGACGAACCCCCTCGTCTCCTACAGCCTTGACCCATTCTTTGTCTTGGAGTAGTCCTGCTTTGTAGTAGTAATTTTGAATAAATTCATGGACGAACTCGGAGAGAACAAGATAGGGGTTGTCCTTCAAAGCATCGAATGTGTAGATATTCGACCTGCCTTGC
This window harbors:
- a CDS encoding BlaI/MecI/CopY family transcriptional regulator — encoded protein: MKKFIANIVYDGARMVETEFKQCSDGRTVIASSSIVPNLEKYLTVPESVKRCYYLDANEKLVLFELYSWAKDDGKCQVAMDLVSLKLGISERTVRTCVKELVKKKFVQVSKQGRSNIYTFDALKDNPYLVLSEFVHEFIQNYYYKAGLLQDKEWVKAVGDEGVRLWREAVVDTLAKEAKKEEFYKPYLLRLTDTPDDYENIAISFTNELLELINNDVMKKASKLGLLSEAV
- a CDS encoding tyrosine-type recombinase/integrase is translated as MNQIEQFLDWLYDEGKDEKTVKAYRTAVRQFIEWYEGTTGHANLGNVKPIEIKEYISFMKHNLNRKQATINKTTAALKTFFAYLAEQGVTKDNPMSRIKIQKVQATEKLGEKSVVKWLTKAEQERFISYVELENNDFKRLRNLALIDLMLYCGLRVAEVEELKLEDIKVNGDITITVREGKQGKYAAVTMLNKHSKNLRQWLKLRHGLIDEKYSASPYLFVSERSGKFGARGIQVMLDKYADLANMKDITPHRFRHSFCKNLANGGATIEVIRRLARHESIQTTAIYIDPSHAEQLKALNNM